The proteins below are encoded in one region of Solenopsis invicta isolate M01_SB chromosome 8, UNIL_Sinv_3.0, whole genome shotgun sequence:
- the LOC105192922 gene encoding uncharacterized protein LOC105192922 isoform X2: MVAAGATVLMAASEETSNETGSGTARSINQSACSHYSEIQRCGQRNVEPSIKGDGATCSLNIIEKKQHSLTTERNGKVTSKIEPKESSKNFVTCKTAQIRETRTSRLRAASIALPNDVTLSSKKLLGLESPDSQRHNLSAKQKNSTSLDVTMNSVKERERDKSYKRKSYLNRSHHVETVPVDHSNEVESSERHSRRQYVKRSQISETVSSSADSCRQMAILRKKHIDSKAGTQYIIKNPSKTSSSSPATNAKRSIVQQLSGIGDSEVSRRVDELTALTRATMERVERLASATTSSANHSIENASMSPKKSIAPRHTPVSILKHKTIDGEGSDRQASSAGSHAPSPVTFSPSVTEPVSRKRHGILKKRSSLDESEILRRRSCSPDVSFADNIYLEFRPILKNQRRSSLDEIVKRDQSPDQQPASILKRKSSREDDRDIRRLSLGSPEPQSILKRKLANSVRANSANHHVTIASDVANTNVMSGNTIASTNASLASESLEGSEVRPILKKKYGKEEFTGSDVSSLEPRPILKKKSSTESDEHEHDRPKKTILKSSRKNSYEEGSYEMESTSPRKLSVLKNRASEIENVRPILKQSSGSRYYCDDTCDLTTDSFLRKRAQSVGHVRSTNGDNCVESIRTLAKRRSLESSSPIDVLYTPAITRRSFTADRTSEMSYATNSSGVIKENKLSCEGSSKQVSTSSMEEKNKTDSHIHFMKIDDDTDNCNAIQVLTRTIDRKQVGKVEEQQNEEGVYEDYTAVCRSNSVSKMTQHFKVLQEKANSTTTENGSQRVSSQRLSRGIRRYRERKVQGGERFNTQPVTFEEVREAVLQNQRNAATLSDPGTSDNEPEPSKLSLAERVQFFNQKIATTEIAMRNAALEEKFTQRRRQSTRYKTQPVTSEEVKVASRISPLNINHQIQTLVEEQLKECQRSLHSPPLATASQHDVPKSILKSTGYTQSLSRAKSPELRGMKLIKSVLKKESEESEQPIILPNIEAYPRSILKSNSYSRPIQTTSVVAVVDASTISRNEQGSCSIESLNLNSETAKFCEKLDCFNVATIPNSHLRIAISKQGDDMAINEAAVPSHKAALFQKEDIFSTDVDNCKIDTVSSSVLERHSNERHDNSLADKLGVNDNNDDNNDDKNDNEDNEKDVGKEKERRLAVKMERNDYDDDGCKIHKIIVNEKQIGGARSACFVINNSLSKSISQHSLGDERKSAQQRGIPLPGLCRSATQVIASIETSEIPSVSIADRLAALRHNGSTNWKRRVAGARAVDESCDDSLSLEESTIKSGVLANCIEKLESAVENWKSKVVAADAVNFTVAGKMKVAPSKDANSPFLTEATANISNQKKKVPRPQWFKMRNDKECNNGAVSTPTSPCKESSSATCTSFSEPVSDDSGEECKTEHVLSPSVSVPKTDDETFTSFFSGVSLEKCETECLDLDESDFDIITPQSELLIQKRNIRMQRRRATSRNPLKVLAARTDLRSEYTEIRTNVMKTTENLNIRKLAESSSFAIEALAGLASTEDFSTVTLRNVSETSVSTNKLQPYKDIMLILIKGRRHVQVRLVEPVVESINNGDSYILVTKSEVFNYIGKYSNIIEKTRAAEIALSIQQQKDLGCQAIEVITINDDKMMCSRNQVNKFWNYLGVIDSERLNVVEAGHPDEDELYESAIIDTNMVYELKDGQLVSHEKFWGTLPKIEMLHKNKILVFDFGTEMYIWSGKGISADKKKLATQLATEMWNNGYDYRECTACPISAGRMIGNRNSDSRTNPPTKFAKSRPEWCLLAKLTQHVETILFREKFLDWPNVTGVVKTRGRNDNAQQIDGVITVHLDENDDMWLPNSTSVDFILEGCHLGRGTGCYDNDLKKEYVVATTSVMVWHIDEFSHTLLNGSSIGQFYSGDSYIVQWTYSVTITGRELGGLPSKHLAKGRDRSVYFIWQGRNASLNERGAAALLTVELDSDRGPQVHVVQGHEPAAFLNLFSGKMVVHSGKKSEKKCEKRWRLYICRGTLEMETFLIEIPCSTRQLRSRGSFVLLDTENAKLYVWHGNNSLRHIRENAINAANNLKENRPEEAGLSNKNDIQICEIQENLEFEEFSNALGGMNKKLYWSLETADIKGHTPKLYHLYSVAKKFRATEILCPHRANLTTPFPFSQDDLYQANQPALFLLDDENMIWIWQGWWPDSGTEDQSGSKTIRWQAERRAAMTIAIRYWRKTRNTQTTNLPIYLIWAGLEPLQFINLFPEWTYRDDVAELNIEDGRNPGQVLTVENELARLTQSTYPPAQLLQRPLPDGVDPTCLELYLSQQHFQELLGMSKEEFQQLPVWKQVNLKKDIGLF, from the exons ATGGTAGCTGCCGGAGCGACAGTTTTGATGGCAGCTAGCGAGGAGACGTCAAATGAGACAGGAAGTGGCACAGCACGCTCGATAAACCAAAGTGCTTGTTCACATTACAGCGAGATACAACGTTGTGGCCAAAGGAACGTTGAACCGTCGATTAAAGGAGATGGGGCTACTTGTTCTTTAAATATTA TAGAAAAGAAGCAACATAGCCTTACAACAGAAAGGAATGGTAAAGTAACATCCAAGATAGAGCCAAAAGAGAGTTCTAAGAATTTTGTAACATGTAAAACTGCTCAGATTCGTGAGACCAGAACTTCTAGATTACGTGCTGCTTCTATTGCATTACCTAATG ATGTAACGTTGTCATCTAAAAAGTTACTTGGATTAGAAAGTCCTGACTCTCAGCGGCACAATTTATCAGCTAAGCAA aaaaattcCACATCTCTCGATGTTACTATGAATTCTGtcaaggaaagagagagagataagagCTACAAAcgtaaatcttatttaaatagatCACATCACGTGGAAACGGTGCCTGTTGATCATTCAAATGAAG tcgaATCTAGTGAGAGACATTCCAGAAGGCAATATGTCAAACGAAGTCAGATATCCGAAACGGTATCGAGTTCTGCTGATTCCTGTCGTCAAATGGCCATTCTGCGCAAAAAACATATTGATTCGAAAGCTGGAACTCAGTATATCATAAAAAATCCTTCTAAAACTTCGTCATCATCTCCCGCTACGAATGCAAAGCGCTCGATTGTGCAGCAGCTTAG tggtATAGGCGATTCGGAAGTTTCACGCAGAGTGGATGAGTTAACGGCGTTAACGCGAGCCACTATGGAACGCGTGGAGAGACTCGCGTCCGCAACCACGAGCTCTGCTAATCACTCGATCGAGAACGCGTCCATGTCGCCAAAAAAGTCTATTGCACCTAGGCACACGCCAGTTTCAATTCTCAAGCATAAAACTATCGACGGCGAAGGGAGCGATCGCCAAGCATCGTCCGCCGGTTCTCACGCGCCATCACCGGTAACCTTTTCGCCATCCGTCACAGAACCTGTTTCTCGCAAGAGGCATGGTATTTTGAAGAAACGAAGCAGCTTAGATGAAAGCGAAATATTACGTCGTCGTAGCTGTTCTCCCGATGTTTCCTTCGCTGACAACATTTATTTGGAATTTCGACCAATCTTGAAAAATCAAAGGCGATCTTCTCTCGATGAAATCGTCAAGAGAGATCAGAGTCCTGATCAACAACCTGCCTCCATATTGAAACGTAAATCGTCTAGAGAAGATGACAGAGATATTCGTCGATTATCGTTGGGATCTCCGGAACCGCAAAGCATTTTGAAACGAAAACTCGCCAACAGCGTACGCGCCAATAGTGCCAATCATCACGTAACAATTGCATCGGACGTTGCGAATACGAATGTGATGAGTGGTAATACGATTGCGAGCACGAACGCGAGTCTTGCGTCTGAAAGTCTCGAGGGGTCTGAAGTGAGaccgatattaaaaaaaaaatacggcaAGGAGGAATTCACCGGGAGCGACGTTTCGTCTCTCGAGCCTCGGcctatacttaaaaaaaaatcgagtacCGAGTCGGATGAACACGAGCACGATAGACCGAAGAAGACAATCTTAAAATCCTCGCGGAAGAATTCGTACGAGGAGGGCAGTTACGAGATGGAATCGACTTCTCCAAGAAAACTGTCCGTGTTGAAGAATCGAGCGAGCGAGATTGAAAATGTACGACCTATATTGAAACAATCTAGCGGTAGCCGTTATTACTGCGACGATACGTGTGATTTAACGACCGACTCATTTTTGCGAAAAAGAGCGCAGTCCGTAGGTCATGTGCGATCTACTAATGGCGATAATTGTGTCGAGTCGATTCGTACGTTAGCCAAACGAAGATCTCTCGAGTCCAGTTCGCCGATCGATGTCTTGTATACACCGGCGATTACACGTCGCTCTTTTACGGCCGATCGAACCAGTGAAATGTCCTACGCAACTAATAG CTCTGgtgtaattaaagaaaataagcTATCGTGCGAGGGATCCAGTAAACAAGTTAGTACGAGCAGTATGGAGGAAAAGAATAAGACAGATTCGCATATACATTTCATGAAAATCGACGACGATACGGATAATTGCAACGCGATACAAGTTCTTACTCGGACGATTGACAGAAAACAAGTGGGAAAAGTGGAGGAACAGCAGAATGAAGAGGGTGTTTACGAGGATTACACCGCCGTTTGTCGTAGCAACAGTGTTTCAAAAATGACACAACATTTTAAGGTTCTGCAAGAGAAGGCTAATTCCACGACTACGGAAAATGGTTCTCAGCGCGTATCTTCGCAGAGATTATCGCGCGGTATTCGACGTTATCGCGAACGCAAGGTACAGGGCGGCGAGAGATTCAATACTCAACCGGTAACTTTCGAAGAAGTGCGCGAGGCGGTCTTACAAAATCAGCGCAATGCCGCAACGTTAAGTGACCCGGGAACGAGCGATAACGAGCCTGAGCCCTCCAAGCTAAGCTTGGCCGAACGCGTgcaatttttcaatcaaaagaTCGCGACTACGGAAATCGCTATGAGAAACGCCGCGCTTGAGGAAAAGTTTACTCAAAGAAGACGACAGTCTACTCGCTACAAAACACAACCTGTAACATCTGAGGAGGTTAAAGTGGCGTCCCGAATCTCACCACTCAACATAAATCACCAAATTCAAACCTTGGTTGAAG AACAGTTAAAAGAATGCCAAAGATCGCTTCATTCGCCACCGCTTGCAACAGCCTCTCAACATGATGTACCAAAAAGTATTCTCAAGTCCACCGGTTATACACAAAGTCTGTCGCGTGCCAAAAGTCCGGAACTCCGAGGTATGAAATTGATCAAATCTGTGCTTAAGAAAGAATCCGAGGAATCGGAGCAACCAATAATATTACCGAATATTGAGGCATATCCGCgttctattttaaaaagtaattcttACTCGAGACCCATTCAGACAACGAGCGTCGTCGCAGTTGTTGACGCATCGACGATATCGAGAAACGAACAAGGCTCGTGTAGCATCGAGAGTCTAAATTTAAACAGCGAAACTGCTAAATTCTGCGAGAAATTAGATTGTTTCAATGTAGCGACTATTCCTAATAGCCATTTGCGAATAGCCATTTCTAAGCAAGGTGATGATATGGCGATAAACGAAGCCGCAGTGCCTTCCCATAAAGCTGCATTATTTCAAAAGGAAGACATTTTTTCGACTGACGTGGATAACTGCAAAATTGATACAGTATCGAGTAGTGTGTTGGAAAGACACAGCAACGAAAGGCACGACAATTCGTTAGCGGACAAGTTGGGTGTTAACGACAATAACGATGACAATAACGATGACAAAAATGACAACGAGGACAACGAAAAGGATGTTGGCAAGGAAAAAGAGAGGAGGTTGGCGGTAAAAATGGAGCGGAACGACTACGATGACGATGGTTGtaagatacataaaattattgtcaATGAAAAGCAGATTGGTGGCGCACGATCCGCATGTTTCGTTATTAATAATTCCTTGTCCAAGAGTATCAGTCAACATTCTCTAGGTGATGAGAGAAAATCAGCGCAACAACGTGGTATACCACTACCGGGATTGTGTCGCAGCGCGACGCAAGTGATAGCGTCGATAGAGACGAGCGAAATTCCGAGCGTGAGTATTGCCGATCGATTGGCCGCGCTACGTCACAACGGTAGCACTAATTGGAAACGACGCGTGGCCGGTGCCAGAGCCGTTGACGAATCGTGCGATGACTCTCTCAGTTTGGAGGAGAGTACGATCAAATCGGGCGTGTTGGCCAACTGCATCGAGAAGCTCGAATCTGCTGTGGAAAATTGGAAGAGTAAAGTCGTAGCAGCTGATGCAGTCAACTTCACTGTTGCTGGCAAAATGAAAGTAGCTCCATCGAAAGATGCCAATTCGCCTTTTCTCACGGAAGCCACGGCGAACATTTCAAATCAAAAGAAGAAAGTTCCGCGTCCACAATGGTTTAAAATGAGAAATGATAAAG AATGTAACAATGGTGCGGTATCGACGCCTACTAGTCCATGCAAAGAATCATCTTCTGCCACATGTACAAGTTTTTCTGAACCTGTTAGCGATGATAGCG gTGAAGAATGTAAAACGGAGCATGTCTTGTCGCCGAGTGTTTCAGTGCCTAAAACGGACGATGAGACATTCACCTCTTTCTTTAGCGGTGTATCATTGGAAAAGTGCGAAACCGAGTGTCTTGACTTGGATGAAAGTGACTTTGATATAATCACACCACAATCTGAATT ATTAATACAAAAGCGGAATATACGAATGCAACGTCGACGAGCTACTTCGAGAAATCCTCTTAAAGTTCTCGCAGCACGCACTGATTTGAGATCAGAATATACCGAAATTCGTACGAATGTCATGAAAACAACGgagaatttaaatattagaaaac TTGCCGAAAGCTCATCTTTTGCCATCGAGGCTCTCGCTGGGTTGGCTTCTACCGAAGATTTTAGTACGGTGACTCTGAGAAATGTGTCGGAAACAAGCGTGTCCACGAATAAGTTGCAACCATACAAAGATATAATGTTGATATTGATTAAAGGAAGACGACACGTTCAAGTTAGATTGGTTGAACCTGTCGTTGAAAGTATCAATAATGGTGATAGTTATATACTAGTGACAAAATCAGag GTTTTTAATTACATAGGAAAATATAGCAATATTATCGAAAAGACTCGTGCTGCTGAGATCGCATTAAGTATTCAACAACAAAAGGATCTAGGCTGTCAAGCGATCGAAGTAATCACTATAAACGACGATAAAATGATGTGCTCGAGGAATCAAGTTAACAAATTTTGGAATTATCTTGGTGTAATTGACAGCGAAAGGTTAAACG TTGTCGAGGCTGGCCATCCTGACGAAGATGAATTGTACGAATCTGCTATTATCGATACAAATATGGTATACGAATTGAAAGATGGACAATTGGTGTCGCACGAAAAATTCTGGGGTACACTTCCAAAGATAGAAATGCTTCATAAAAATAAG attttgGTGTTCGATTTTGGTACTGAGATGTACATTTGGAGCGGCAAAGGAATTTCAGCGGATAAGAAGAAACTTGCCACACAGCTGGCTACGGAAATGTGGAACAATGGATACGATTATAGAGAATGTACCGCTTGTCCGATTAGCGCGGGCCGTATGATAGGTAATCGGAATAGTGATTCGCGCACTAACCCACCTACAAAATTTGCCAAAAGTAGACCCGAATGGTGTTTACTAGCTAAGCTGACGCAACATGTTGAAACGATACTATTCCGGGAGAAATTTCTCGATTGGCCTAATGTAACCGGTGTGGTAAAGACGAGAGGTCGAAATGATAATGCGCAACAAATCGATGGTGTCATAACTGTGCATCTGGATGAAAACGACGATATGTGGCTACCAAATTCTACTTCAGTCGATTTTATTCTAGAAGGCTGTCATTTGGGCAGAGGCACTGGCTGCTATGACaatgat tTGAAGAAAGAATATGTCGTTGCTACAACGAGCGTTATGGTGTGGCATATCGATGAATTTTCGCATACGCTTCTAAATGGATCATCTATTGGTCAATTTTATTCTGGTGATAGTTACATTGTTCAGTGGACATATTCCGTTACAATTACTG GTAGAGAACTTGGTGGTTTGCCGTCTAAGCACTTGGCTAAAGGTCGCGATAGATCTGTATACTTTATTTGGCAAGGTCGAAATGCATCCTTGAATGAACGAGGTGCTGCAGCATTATTGACGGTCGAATTAGATAGCGATCGAGGTCCTCAG GTTCACGTTGTTCAAGGACACGAACCAgctgcatttttaaatttattttctggaAAGATGGTGGTACACAGTGGTAAAAAATCCGAGAAAAAATGTGAGAAACGATGGAGATTGTACATTTGTCGAGGAACTTTAGAGATGGAGACATTTTTGATTGAAATCCCTTGTAGTACTCGACAATTGAGAAGTAGAGGTTCCTTCGTATTACTAGACACCGAAAATGCAAAACTATATGTCTGGCATGGAAACAATTCGTTACGTCATATTAGAGAA AATGCAATAAATGCTGCAAATAACTTGAAAGAAAATCGACCTGAAGAAGCTGggttatcaaataaaaatgacataCAGATATGTGAAATACAAGAGAATTTGGAATTTGAGGAATTTAGTAATG CATTAGGTGgcatgaataaaaaattgtattggtCATTAGAAACAGCTGACATAAAAGGTCATACTCCAAAGCTTTATCATTTATACAGTGTTGCTAAAAAATTTCGCGCAACAGAAATACTTTGTCCACATCGTGCAAATCTCACAACACCATTTCCTTTCTCACAAGATGATTTATATCAAGCGAATCAACCAG CCTTATTTCTATTGGATGACGAAAACATGATTTGGATTTGGCAAGGATGGTGGCCTGATAGTGGAACGGAAGATCAGTCTGGAAGTAAAACTATTCGATGGCAAGCTGAGAGGAGAGCGGCAATGACAATAGCGATACGATATTGGCGAAAGACTCGAAACACACAAACAACGAATCTTCCAATATACTTAATATGGGCTGGTTTAGAACCATTgcaatttataaatcttttccCAGAATGGACGTATCGGGATGATGTTGCTGAATTAAATATAGAG gATGGCAGGAATCCAGGACAAGTATTAACAGTGGAAAATGAATTGGCTCGTTTAACGCAAAGCACATATCCTCCTGCTCAGCTGTTACAAAGACCTTTACCTGATGGAGTCGATCCAACATGCCTCGAGTTGTATTTATCCCAACAACACTTTCAA GAGCTGCTGGGAATGAGCAAAGAGGAATTTCAACAGCTTCCAGTCTGGAAGCAAGTAAATCTTAAGAAAGATATAGGATTGTTCTGA